Proteins encoded by one window of Thermodesulfobacteriota bacterium:
- a CDS encoding helix-turn-helix domain-containing protein: MKIADDQLYTVEEVADILRCGRETVRRKIKSKAIGATKIGRDYRITGVELKRFINEGEPKAISA; the protein is encoded by the coding sequence ATGAAAATCGCTGACGATCAGCTATACACCGTCGAAGAAGTGGCAGATATTCTGAGATGTGGAAGAGAGACTGTAAGAAGAAAAATTAAGAGCAAAGCAATTGGAGCAACTAAAATTGGTAGAGACTACAGAATAACGGGTGTCGAATTGAAACGTTTTATTAATGAAGGCGAGCCTAAAGCCATAAGTGCCTAA